In the Diprion similis isolate iyDipSimi1 chromosome 2, iyDipSimi1.1, whole genome shotgun sequence genome, one interval contains:
- the LOC124415930 gene encoding organic cation transporter protein-like isoform X1: MKDPTTNGHVEVNGKELNGKHLLSSEKDAEVAKDANHGEEIDAVQSAMGSFGRWQLLVCLAISLVKFPVAWHQLGIVFMAPQPKFECIAPNGTVHKDNCYVNVSGIQEPCTQWDYDKSVFPETIITQWDLVCGQSFYADTLQSLLMFGVLLGNIVFGSLADRYGRKKPLVGSVVLQLAAGIGCAVVPWFPALLFLKPLSAFATGGTMVTSYVICMEIVGTKWRSPITVLYQIPYSLGHMTLAGLAYGFRHWEHLQIAMTAPSIILLGYWWVVPESPRWLLAMGRQKEACTILKKAAKLNKVKDSDIPDMVRRHCLHQNSKNTAPNYKPSFLDLFRTPNMRKKSIAIFFNWMICGMGLFGISQYLGQVGGDIFVNFAVSGATQIPGNIVSLWAMSALGRKTTLISSNTMTGIASLMLIAVPKEITWLRLVLACFGIVGMSVSFTTVYLFSGELFPTVVRNIGVGTSSMCARIGSMVAPFVVSLGLKESRAWMPPSVFGILPLLGALFCYYLPETAGCTLPETLEDGENFGKKIEAPERRKEAEAEAAL, translated from the exons ATGAAGGATCCGACGACGAACGGACATG TGGAGGTCAATGGCAAGGAGCTGAACGGCAAGCATTTACTCTCAAGCGAGAAGGACGCCGAGGTTGCCAAGGACGCCAACCATGGGGAAGAAATTGACGCGGTCCAGAGCGCCATGGGCAGCTTTGGAAGGTGGCAGCTTCTCGTGTGCCTCGCAATTTCACTCGTCAAATTTCCGGTCGCCTGGCATCAGTTGGGCATCGTTTTTATGGCACCCCAACCAAAATTCGAATGCATTGCTCCGAACGGTACAGTCCATAAAGACAACTGCTACGTCAACGTTTCCGGCATCCAGGAACCTTGCACTCAATGGGATTATGACAAAAGCGTTTTCCCGGAGACTATAATAACGCAg TGGGATTTGGTctgcggtcaatcgttttACGCAGACACTTTGCAGTCTCTTCTCATGTTCGGCGTTCTTCTGGGTAACATCGTCTTCGGTAGCTTGGCAGACAG GTATGGCCGGAAAAAACCTCTGGTCGGTTCCGTGGTGCTTCAGCTGGCTGCTGGAATCGGATGTGCAGTGGTTCCCTGGTTTCCTGCTCTCCTCTTTCTGAAGCCGCTCAGCGCTTTTGCTACCGGAGGAACAATGGTCACCAGCTACGTAATTT GTATGGAGATCGTAGGCACAAAATGGCGGTCCCCCATTACGGTTCTCTATCAAATCCCTTACAGTTTGGGCCACATGACGTTGGCGGGTCTTGCCTACGGGTTCCGACACTGGGAACACCTTCAAATAGCCATGACCGCACCGTCGATAATTCTCTTAGGCTATTGGTGGGTTGTGCCTGAATCACCCAGGTGGCTTCTTGCCATGGGAAGGCAGAAGGAAGCGTGTACGATCCTAAAAAAAGCTGCCAAACTCAACAAAGTCAAGGACAGTGACATCCCAGATATGGTCAGAAGACACTGCCTTCATCAG AACTCGAAAAATACAGCACCCAACTACAAACCATCCTTCCTGGACCTCTTCAGGACACCTAACATGAGGAAGAAATCAATCGCGATATTCTTCAACTGGATGATCTGTGGAATGGGACTCTTTGGGATATCTCAATACCTGGGGCAGGTTGGCGGAGACATATTCGTGAACTTTGCTGTGTCTGGTGCCACGCAGATACCAGGAAACATCGTATCCTTGTGGGCGATGAGCGCCCTGGGCCGAAAGACGACCCTCATTTCCAGCAATACAATGACCGGAATCGCTAGTCTGATGCTCATAGCCGTACCTAAAG AGATCACTTGGCTCAGGCTAGTCTTAGCCTGTTTCGGTATCGTTGGGATGTCAGTTTCATTCACGACTGTTTACCTATTTTCCGGCGAGCTTTTCCCTACGGTCGTTAGGAACATCGGTGTGGGAACGAGCAGCATGTGCGCGAGAATAGGATCGATGGTTGCTCCCTTCGTCGTCTCTCTG gGTCTGAAAGAGAGCAGAGCATGGATGCCTCCGAGCGTTTTTGGAATACTTCCACTTCTCGGTGCATTGTTCTGCTATTACTTGCCCGAAACTGCTGGGTGTACTTTGCCTGAAACCCTCGAGGATGGCGAGAACTTTGGAAA aaaaattgaagctcCAGAAAGGCGAAAGGAGGCGGAAGCCGAAGCTGCTTTATGA
- the LOC124415930 gene encoding organic cation transporter protein-like isoform X2 gives MEVNGKELNGKHLLSSEKDAEVAKDANHGEEIDAVQSAMGSFGRWQLLVCLAISLVKFPVAWHQLGIVFMAPQPKFECIAPNGTVHKDNCYVNVSGIQEPCTQWDYDKSVFPETIITQWDLVCGQSFYADTLQSLLMFGVLLGNIVFGSLADRYGRKKPLVGSVVLQLAAGIGCAVVPWFPALLFLKPLSAFATGGTMVTSYVICMEIVGTKWRSPITVLYQIPYSLGHMTLAGLAYGFRHWEHLQIAMTAPSIILLGYWWVVPESPRWLLAMGRQKEACTILKKAAKLNKVKDSDIPDMVRRHCLHQNSKNTAPNYKPSFLDLFRTPNMRKKSIAIFFNWMICGMGLFGISQYLGQVGGDIFVNFAVSGATQIPGNIVSLWAMSALGRKTTLISSNTMTGIASLMLIAVPKEITWLRLVLACFGIVGMSVSFTTVYLFSGELFPTVVRNIGVGTSSMCARIGSMVAPFVVSLGLKESRAWMPPSVFGILPLLGALFCYYLPETAGCTLPETLEDGENFGKKIEAPERRKEAEAEAAL, from the exons A TGGAGGTCAATGGCAAGGAGCTGAACGGCAAGCATTTACTCTCAAGCGAGAAGGACGCCGAGGTTGCCAAGGACGCCAACCATGGGGAAGAAATTGACGCGGTCCAGAGCGCCATGGGCAGCTTTGGAAGGTGGCAGCTTCTCGTGTGCCTCGCAATTTCACTCGTCAAATTTCCGGTCGCCTGGCATCAGTTGGGCATCGTTTTTATGGCACCCCAACCAAAATTCGAATGCATTGCTCCGAACGGTACAGTCCATAAAGACAACTGCTACGTCAACGTTTCCGGCATCCAGGAACCTTGCACTCAATGGGATTATGACAAAAGCGTTTTCCCGGAGACTATAATAACGCAg TGGGATTTGGTctgcggtcaatcgttttACGCAGACACTTTGCAGTCTCTTCTCATGTTCGGCGTTCTTCTGGGTAACATCGTCTTCGGTAGCTTGGCAGACAG GTATGGCCGGAAAAAACCTCTGGTCGGTTCCGTGGTGCTTCAGCTGGCTGCTGGAATCGGATGTGCAGTGGTTCCCTGGTTTCCTGCTCTCCTCTTTCTGAAGCCGCTCAGCGCTTTTGCTACCGGAGGAACAATGGTCACCAGCTACGTAATTT GTATGGAGATCGTAGGCACAAAATGGCGGTCCCCCATTACGGTTCTCTATCAAATCCCTTACAGTTTGGGCCACATGACGTTGGCGGGTCTTGCCTACGGGTTCCGACACTGGGAACACCTTCAAATAGCCATGACCGCACCGTCGATAATTCTCTTAGGCTATTGGTGGGTTGTGCCTGAATCACCCAGGTGGCTTCTTGCCATGGGAAGGCAGAAGGAAGCGTGTACGATCCTAAAAAAAGCTGCCAAACTCAACAAAGTCAAGGACAGTGACATCCCAGATATGGTCAGAAGACACTGCCTTCATCAG AACTCGAAAAATACAGCACCCAACTACAAACCATCCTTCCTGGACCTCTTCAGGACACCTAACATGAGGAAGAAATCAATCGCGATATTCTTCAACTGGATGATCTGTGGAATGGGACTCTTTGGGATATCTCAATACCTGGGGCAGGTTGGCGGAGACATATTCGTGAACTTTGCTGTGTCTGGTGCCACGCAGATACCAGGAAACATCGTATCCTTGTGGGCGATGAGCGCCCTGGGCCGAAAGACGACCCTCATTTCCAGCAATACAATGACCGGAATCGCTAGTCTGATGCTCATAGCCGTACCTAAAG AGATCACTTGGCTCAGGCTAGTCTTAGCCTGTTTCGGTATCGTTGGGATGTCAGTTTCATTCACGACTGTTTACCTATTTTCCGGCGAGCTTTTCCCTACGGTCGTTAGGAACATCGGTGTGGGAACGAGCAGCATGTGCGCGAGAATAGGATCGATGGTTGCTCCCTTCGTCGTCTCTCTG gGTCTGAAAGAGAGCAGAGCATGGATGCCTCCGAGCGTTTTTGGAATACTTCCACTTCTCGGTGCATTGTTCTGCTATTACTTGCCCGAAACTGCTGGGTGTACTTTGCCTGAAACCCTCGAGGATGGCGAGAACTTTGGAAA aaaaattgaagctcCAGAAAGGCGAAAGGAGGCGGAAGCCGAAGCTGCTTTATGA
- the LOC124415934 gene encoding protein yellow, producing MRSTSLKYLTLLLGVATASLGPFQELYTWKQLDFEFPTSNAREAAIASGDFVQINNLPVGIEIWKDKLFVTVPRWKKGVPSNLNYISLSNTTDNKSPALIPYPDWETNDIHQTGKESIVNIFRLAVDACDRLWGIDAGSDDILGEGALVAPVQLIIIDLKTDQVIRRYRLTEGDQRFESFFANLVVDVEADACDQAFAYVSDLGANGLVVYSWEQNKSWRVDHNFFAFDPLHGDFNVSGINFQWTDGIFGMALSPLRSDGSKHLYFHALASITEFEVSTTVLKDEVLATSNGNYYHFKRLGYKGELSQCTASVMDWKTGVAFFAAVNRNAIACWNTKKSLDQSSFRLVAEDKDALLFPNDVKISRDTRELYVISDKLPLFQYANIDPQQVNYRILKTSVDEAAKTCL from the exons A TGCGCAGCACATCTTTAAAGTACTTGACACTCCTGCTGGGGGTGGCAACTGCGTCTCTCGGCCCTTTCCAAGAACTCTACACTTGGAAGCAGCTCGACTTTGAATTCCCAACATCAAATGCTCGCGAGGCGGCGATCGCCTCTGGTGACTTTGTTCAGATCAACAATCTTCCCGTAGGCATTGAAATCTGGAAGGACAAGTTATTCGTCACGGTACCAAGATGGAAGAAGGGGGTTCCCTCGAATTTGAATTACATCTCACTGTCGAACACAACCG ATAACAAATCACCGGCCTTAATTCCGTACCCGGATTGGGAAACGAACGACATCCACCAGACCGGAAAAGAGTCCATAGTCAACATCTTCCGGCTGGCGGTCGATGCTTGCGATCGATTGTGGGGTATCGACGCAGGTTCCGACGACATTCTGGGCGAAGGTGCCTTGGTTGCTCCGGTTCAGCTGATCATCATCGATCTGAAGACTGACCAA GTAATTCGGCGTTACCGTCTCACTGAGGGCGACCAGAGGTTTGAGTCCTTCTTCGCGAACCTGGTGGTCGACGTAGAGGCTGATGCCTGCGATCAAGCCTTCGCTTACGTTTCTGACCTCGGTGCCAACGGCCTGGTTGTCTACAGCTGGGAACAGAACAAGTCGTGGAGAGTCGACCACAACTTTTTCGCCTTTGACCCTCTGCACG GTGACTTCAACGTCAGTGGAATCAACTTCCAATGGACCGATGGAATCTTCGGCATGGCTCTGAGCCCGTTGCGGAGTGACGGATCGAAACACTTGTATTTCCACGCTTTGGCCTCAATCACTGAGTTCGAGGTGTCAACGACTGTTCTGAAAGACGAAGTACTGGCAACGTCGAACGGGAATTATTACCACTTCAAGAGACTCGGTTACAAGGGTGAGCTCAGTCAGTGTACGGCATCTGTGATGGATTGGAAGACCGGAGTGGCTTTCTTCGCAGCTGTGAATAGGAACGCGATCGCGTGTTGGAACACTAAGAAATCGCTGGATCAGTCCAGCTTCC gTCTTGTTGCCGAAGACAAGGACGCTTTGTTGTTCCCGAACGATGTCAAGATCTCCCGAGATACCAGAGAGCTCTACGTTATCTCCGATAAATTGCCACTGTTTCAATATGCTAACATAGATCCTCAGCAGGTTAATTATCGTATTCTTAAAACCTCCGTCGATGAAGCAGCGAAGACTTGTCTGTGA